The following is a genomic window from Chitinophaga caseinilytica.
CGTTCCTTTACTTCCGCCACCAATTTGTCTGCATCCGCGAGGCTCGACTGGTCGGCGGTCACGCCCAGTGTACCGCTGCCCAGTTTTTCCGCCGCGGCGTTCACCGCATAGGCATTTCTGCCCGTGATGACAACTTTTGCGCCCCTGGCCACGAATTCTTCGGCCGTCGCGAGCCCGATGCCGCTGTTACCTCCGGTAACGACGGCTACTTTATTCTGCAAGCTCATATCGTAGTGTGTGTATGTGTGTTATATCGATTTATTTAAAAATATCGATACATTGGGTGAAAAAAATCAGCTTTTTAACTCAGCTGAAGAAAGAACATTGACAGGTGTTTCATCATCTCCTTATTGATGGTAAGCGTTACATTCCGGCCCTCCTTCATGCTGATGAGCACGCCGCTATCCACCAAAATCTTGATGTGATGGGATACAGTAGGTTGAGAAAGGCAAATCATGTCCTGGATTTCGCCACAGCAACAGTTCTCCTGCCTGGCCAACTTCAACAGTATAGCCATCCGGTTTTTATCCGCCAGAGCATTTGCCGCCTTCTCGATCATCGCTGCGTCCATGATGCAAATATAGGTACTTTTTTGAAATATCGAAATTCATCGATAGATTTTTTTGACAGGGTCACAGCAGCGGACTGAACAGCCGTACCACCGCCTCGCACAACCGTATCCACCGGCCCCTCGCCCGCCAGTCGCCCAGCTCCAGCTGCTCGGTATACAGGCAATCCTGCAGGAACGCTTCGGAAAGCTTCCAGTTCATCTCCCGGCTGTAGACGAAAGCATTCACCTCGAAATTGAAATCGAAGCTCCGGATATCCATGTTGGCCGTGCCCACCACGCTCAGGTTATCATCCACCACCATCGTTTTCGCATGCACGAACCCTTTCTGGTAACGGAAGATCTTCACGCCGCAGGCCAGCAAATCCTCGTAAAACGATTCCGCCGCCAGGTTCACGAGCCGGCTGTCGCTCACGCCGGGCACCAGCAGCCGCACGTCTACCCCCGACAATGCCGCCTGTTGCAGCGCGTTGTAAATGGCTTCGTTGGGGATGAAATACGGGGTGGTAATATATACGGAACGCTCGGCCTGGTTGATGGCTGCGAGATACGACAGCATGATGGAAGAGCGCTCCGAATCCGGCCCGCTCGCCGCGATCTGCACCAGATCTTTCCCCGCAACGGGGATATCGGGGAAGAATTCGTGGGTGATGGGCAGGTCCGTTTCCGCGCAGAAGTTCCAGTCGCCCATAAAGAGGAACTGCAGCGTATGCACGCCCTGGCCTTTGATGCAGAGGTGCGTATCGCGCCAGTACGGCCAGTTCTTATGCTTGATGCGATACTTCGGGTCGTTGATGTACCGGTCTGCCACATTGATCCCGCCGATGAAGCCCGTATGCCCGTCGATCACGACGATCTTGCGGTGGTTGCGATAGTTCAGGCGGTTGGCGAGGAGGCGCACCCGGTAAAAGGGGAACACTTCCACCCCGGCTTTCCGCATTTCGCGGAGGAAGCGGCGGTTGATATCGCTGCTGCCGAAATCATCGTAAATGAAGCGCACTTCCACGCCTTCGGCCGCTTTGGCTTTGAGCACATCCATCACTTCGCGGCCGATGCCGGTGTCTTCGAAGATGTAATATTCGAGATGGATGTGGTGCTTTGCGGAACGGAGGGCATCGAGCATGGCGGGGAATTTCTCTTCCCCGTTCAGCAGGAGCACGGTTTGGTTATCGGGCGTGAGGGGCGACAAAGAATCGCGGAAGAGCAG
Proteins encoded in this region:
- a CDS encoding metalloregulator ArsR/SmtB family transcription factor; the protein is MDAAMIEKAANALADKNRMAILLKLARQENCCCGEIQDMICLSQPTVSHHIKILVDSGVLISMKEGRNVTLTINKEMMKHLSMFFLQLS
- the cls gene encoding cardiolipin synthase — encoded protein: MLNFLKDHWQSIGIVILYGITFLVAIKALLETRSTGKTLAYLLLLFFLPGIGVLVYLAIGVNRRINRIYSRKWMSNVRLSERLQDYLQRENRQTLLEHSDLVTNKTGIARLLFRDSLSPLTPDNQTVLLLNGEEKFPAMLDALRSAKHHIHLEYYIFEDTGIGREVMDVLKAKAAEGVEVRFIYDDFGSSDINRRFLREMRKAGVEVFPFYRVRLLANRLNYRNHRKIVVIDGHTGFIGGINVADRYINDPKYRIKHKNWPYWRDTHLCIKGQGVHTLQFLFMGDWNFCAETDLPITHEFFPDIPVAGKDLVQIAASGPDSERSSIMLSYLAAINQAERSVYITTPYFIPNEAIYNALQQAALSGVDVRLLVPGVSDSRLVNLAAESFYEDLLACGVKIFRYQKGFVHAKTMVVDDNLSVVGTANMDIRSFDFNFEVNAFVYSREMNWKLSEAFLQDCLYTEQLELGDWRARGRWIRLCEAVVRLFSPLL